DNA from Pajaroellobacter abortibovis:
CGGAGAAGGGTGGATTCCTGTGCACACGAGCCCTGCGATATGAGCGATATCTGCGACTAGCAGCGCCCCTACTTCATCGGCAATCTGCCGAAAGGCAGCAAAGTCGAGGGTGCGTGGATAAGCTGTGGTCCCGCACCAGAGAATCTTGGGCCTGTGTTGGAGAGCGAGCTTCCTTACCTCTTCCATGTCAATGTGGTGGTCAGTATTCCGCACTCCGTAAGGTACACTGCGGAAATATTTTCCGGCGATGGAAACGGTGTGGCCGTGGGTTAAGTGCCCCCCTGCAGAAAGGGCCAGTCCCATGATGCAATCGCCGGGATGACAAAAAGCTAAATAAACTGCCAGATTGGCAGGGCTTCCGGAGTAAGGCTGCACATTGACGTGTTCGGCCTTAAAAAGCCCTTTAAGCCTTGTGATTGCGATTTCTTCAATTTGATCAATAAATCTTTGCCCTTCGTAATATCGTTTCGCGACATATCCTTCAGAGTATTTATTGGTGAGACAGGAACCGAGCGCTTCCATCACAGCACGAGAAGCATAATTCTCGCTTGCGATAAGGCGCATGCTATCGCGCTCAAAGCGATCCTCTTCAGCAATCAGGTGGGCAATAGTAGGGTCGGTATTGGCAAGAGTGTTGTTGATGTAAACCATTCCATCCATCTAGTAATCTTATTGGATAAACTTAATTCTTAGCGATCCAAATCAATCTTTTCAGGGGGAGCCTTTGGATCGTAAAAGAGGGCTTATGGTGGAAAAAAGTAGGGGGGGGGTGAGAAAAGGAAAGAAATTTTGTATTTTTTTACTATAGTAGTTAAATCATTGAAAAATGAGGGTACAATTAAAGAAGCAGTAAGCTAGGTAACTTAAGATATCGCTTAAAGCAAGAGACTTAAATGTTTGACCTATTTAAAGACCGAGATGCTTGTGTTCATTCCTTTTGAATGATCGCTTTCTCATGGATGACAGGTTGAGGTGGGAGTCTAGATGCTGATCAGAGGACGGAGCAGGGGCTGGAGTATGAGGATAATGCCGAGAATGGATCAGAGGAGAGAGGGCGTAAGAGGGCTCCAGAAATTAAAAAGCCAGGGGACCCTGCTGGTCAATTTCAGAATGATCAACCTGGTGATCACCCTCCTGATGAAGGGAACAAGGAAGGCGAAAACACCTTTGAGTCTGAGAATCGATGGGGGTCTGGAACAGATGGATCCGATTCAGAACAAAAAGATCATGATAATCATCCCGGTTTGAATCCTCCCTTACCATATGGAGGTGTTTGCCCTGCAGGCACTATGTGTATGGATGCTGTCAAACCTGTTCAAAAAGAAGTCTGTGCAGTTCTTGCTTTCGTTATGTCGAGTCGAATTCGAGGAAATATGCAAAAATCGACCCGCCCCTTATAACTGCATACTTCAGACAGGAGTGGGAGGCGCAAAGACACATTGTAATTATCTAGCTCAAAAAAGAAAATTAGAAGAGGTGCGAAAGTTATCATTTTCTCTATGGTTGGGTACGGATACAGAGCTCCCAATGGCCAGATTTGATAAAGTAAAGCACTATCCTGTCTACAATACTGCGAAGAACAGCCTTAATAGCTGACGGTCTTGCATCCCCAAGAGGGAATAGAACGAATATTAGAAAGTCCAATTGCTTATACGGAGAATGGAGAGAAAACGGGTTTTCAACAAGTGTGGACAGACCTTAAAAGATAGGTAAACTGGATGCGGGTTATACTTAGTACATCTTGGACAAGGACAGTTAACCAAGGCTCGGTAGGGAACAATAAAAGCAAAAGATCATTATGGTTAGACGATATTACGGTTGTTTCTTGCGTAGGCCGGGAAGCATTTATAATGCATTTCTAGAGGAGACTAGAACTTTGGCATATGTAGGGTTTATTATGTCTGCAAGATGGTTTGATCTATGCTAGAAGAATGAGCATGTTGTGGGTAAAGTGTTGATCAATGGCTCTTCTTTCCTCTTCTCAGTGGTTTGCTCGTGCGAAGAATCGGATGCCAGGAGGGGTCAATAGTCCTGTCCGTGCTTTTCAGGCTGTGGGGGGTGAGCCACCTTTTATCGTAGCTGCGGAGGGGGCTATGGTAATCAGCATCGAGGGGCAGCGGTATACGGACTATGTGGGGTCGTGGGGCTCTATGATTGTGGGGCATGCCCATCCTGCTGTCGTTCAGGCAGTGACGGAAGCTGCAGCGAAAGGGATGAGTTTTGGAGCTTTAACAGTAGGTGAAGTCCAATTCAGCGAGCGGATTGCGAGCCTCTATCCCTCCATTCAGATGCTCCGAATTGTTTCCAGTGGTACGGAAGCGACAATGGCAGCTATCCGAGTGGCTCGCGGCTATACAGGGCGGGATATCATCGTGAAGTTTGAAGGGTGTTACCACGGCCATGCGGACTGTCTTCTCGTCAAAGCTGGGTCAGGGGCTGCTACCCTAGGCGTTCCAAATTCAGCGGGAGTACCTGCATCGACGGTTCAGCATACCAGGACATTGCCCTATCATGATAGAGCTGCACTTCGAACTGTTTTTGCGACTATCGGGCATGATATTGCTGCTGTCATCGTAGAGCCAGCAGTCGGTAATATGGGATGCATCCCTCCCGATCCTGAATTTCTTCAAGAAATCCTTAAGCTAACTAAAGAATACGGAGCTGTTTCCATTTTCGATGAAGTAATGACGGGATGTCGCGTGAGCCCTTCAGGAGTACAGGGGCTTTTCAATTTTGTTCCCGATCTGACCTGTCTAGGTAAAATCATAGGAGGAGGTCTACCGCTTGCTGCCTATGGAGGGAGACGTGATATCATGGAGAAAATAGCACCGTTGGGGCCTGTCTACCAGGCTGGTACGCTCAGTGGTAATCCTGTTGCTGTCAGTGCAGGCATGGCTACTCTTGCTTTCCTCCAGCCTTCCCTTTACCAATATCTCGAGGAGCTCGGTGCTCAATTAGAACAGGGGATTAACAAACTGCTTCCTTGTTGCTCATTCCCTCTGTGTTTCCAACGCATTGGATCGATGTTTACTTTGTTTTTTGGCCCTGGTCCGATTCGAAACTGGTCTGATGCCAGTCGATGTGATACAGAACGATTTGGACGCTGGCACCAGGCAATGCTTGAACAAAAGCAGTACTGGCCTCCCTCTCAGTTTGAAGCTGCTTTTCTTTCTTCTGCTCATACTCCGGAACTGGTTGAAAAGACACTTGCTGCGATTTGGATAGCTCTTCAGAAGGTAATGTAAAAAGCCTCGGTTGACTATTCGTCTGAAGAAGAGGCAGAGGTGGGGAGGACCAGTTGAGAGAAGTTTCCTAGACGAGCCATACATTGAGCCCCGTAAGAAAGCACTTCCAGTCGCTTGGAAGTGAACGGATCAGCTGGATCTTGGATGAGTGTGTGGACGAAGACTTCTTTCAGTTGTAGGGACAGTGTCTCAATAAATATCATCGCTTGTTGGACTTCGAGGGGTGTCTCTAGACGAGAGGTCACTTGGTCCAGTCGATTGATGAGAGACACGATTGCTTGAGAGGAAGGAGCAGGAAAGAGATCAGCTGGATGGAGGACAGGTGTGGCCTCTTTACTTATTCCATTTAATCTTTTAGCTACAAGGCGCGCTTTGTCTAGCCATGTCGCCTGTGTTGTATAGGCTTGTTGCAGTTGTTTGACTTTCATGAGAGCGTAAGCAGGAAAATCCGCTGGACTGGCTTGATGCCCATGGATGAAATGGTGGCCTGCAAGTACAGTGTCCACCACCGAAGCATGAGAGCTAGGCGTGTTCAATAATCCATGAAGTCTTTCGAGAGCAAAAGTGATTACGCGCTGAATAGTCTCTTCTCGGGAAAGGCGAAGTTTTGTCCCTGTTAACTGATCATAAGCGTATCCAATCCAATCGCGAAGGCAGAGTTGTGCATAAGCTGTTTGGGTTTCCCCTTTTTCCATGAGAATTCTCAAAATAGCAATGCAGGTCCGCCGTAGTGCAAAAGGATCAGCTGTTCCTGTGGGCATAAGCCCAATTGCAAAACAGCCAGTGAGTGTATCCAAGCGATCAGCGAGAGCGAGGATTGCTGCAGTGTCATCTTGAGGGATTTGATCAGTTGCGTGAACAGGTCGATAATGATCCCGAATCGCCTGTGCGACAAGCGGATGCTCTTTCGTTTTGAGCGCGTAGGCATGCCCCATATGGCCTTGTAATTCTGGAAATTCACCTACCATCAGGGTGGTCAGGTCCACTTTGCATAAGTGAGCTGCCCGATGGACAAGAGGTAGGAGCTCGTTGGAGATTCCCAAACGGGAAGCGATTGCTGCGGCAAGATTTTCTATTCGAGAGACCTTCTCGCCTACTGTTCCGAGGTGAGCATGAAAGATGAGATGAGAGAGTTTTTCCACTCTCTTCTCGAGAGGAATTTTTTGATCTTCTGCGAAAAAGAAAAGCGCATCCTCAAGAAGAGCGCGCATGACACGATCGTTCCCTTTGTGCACATTGTCTAAGTGGTTTGCTGTGTTGACGACAGCAATATAGTGAGGAAGAAGCTCCGTTTCCGATCGCTGAACACAGAAATATTTTTGATGCGATCGTGCGACCGCTCGAATGACAACGGCAGGCAATTTAAGAAAAGAGGGATCGAAAGAACCAGTGAAGACATGAGGTTCTTCAACCAGAGACATATTCTCATGCACTAAATAAGGATCTGGATCGGGCGTTCCTCCTACTTTTGCTGCAGCGATGGCGACCTGTTCCATTATCCTCTTCCTTCTCTCGTCTGGATCAGCGAGGACGTGTACTTCTCTCATCTGATCGAGGTAAGTCTCAGCGCTTTTGATCTCGATACGAAAAGGGGCCAAAAACCGATGTCCCTGAGAAAAAAAACCGCTTCGAACGCCAGCAAATTGGAAATCGATCGCCTTCTTTCCAAATCGGACCAAAAGCCAACGAACCGGCCGTCCAAAAAAAATGTCCTCTGCATTCCAACGCATCGACTTTCGAAAGGGGATTCGGGTGCATATTTCTGTCAAAGCTTCTTGCAAAAGAAGACAGGTCTCCTGCCCTTTTTGGACTCTGTGTCCGACAACATAGCGCTCTGTTTTCCCCTGAGGATTTGTCTTCTCACTGATTTTTAGAGAAGCTACCGGAATCGCTAATTTGGCTGCAAATGCTTCTGCAGCCCGTGTTGGAGATCCATTTTGATAGGCAATCGTTGCGGGAGGACCTATGACTTCTTCATCGATGTCTTGCTGATTGGTGGCTACTTCTTTAACGATCAAAGCGAGTCGACGCGGAGTCCCAAAGACATGAATCGTACCGTGATGAATTCTACGCACTTCCAGACTCTTTTTCACAAGGGCAGGGAGGGCTGCTAAAGCTTCTTCTACAAATGAGGCGGGAAGTTCTTCGACACCAATTTCAAGGAGCAGAGGGAGAGAGGGATACATGAAGGCTTTAAATAATAGGCTTGAGGTAGCATAGCAAGTCTTTGTGTGGTGTCATGTACTCAATAGAAGAATAGGATACCAACATGGCAGGTAAAGGAAAAATAGAGAAACCATCAGTATTAACCCCCTTCCACAACGAGGAGCACCCGTCCCCTCGCTTGATCGAGGGGGTGAGTCAAGGGGATGATAAAGGATGTGATCGGACGTTAAGGCCACGTACTTTTTCAGACTACATTGGACAAGGGAGGCATAAAGATAACCTTCGGGTTTTTGTGGAAGCAGCTCGTCAGCGGCAAGAGCCGCTAGATCACGTTCTTCTTGCAGGTCCCCCGGGTCTCGGGAAAACAACATTGGCTCAGGTCCTCGCTCATGAGATGGGGGCGCAGCTCCATATGACGACAGGTCCCGTAATCGAGCATAAAGGTGTACTGGCTGGTCTTCTGACCAAGCTTGCTCCATGCGATATTCTGTTTATCGATGAGATCCATCGGTTGAGCCCTCCTGTAGAAGAGAGCTTGTATTTGGCTGTTGATGAATTCCGCATTGATGTTATGGCTGGAGAGGGGGCTTTTGCTTCTTCTATTCAGATTAATGTCCATCCTTTTACGTTGATCGGAGCGACTACGCGTACGGGGCTTTTGACGGCCCCTCTTCATTCTCGTTTTGGCCTTCACATCCGCCTCGATTTCTATCCTGTTCATGAGTTGGCTTCCATTGTGATGCGAAGTGCTGCTCTGCTTCGTCTCCAAGTCGATCGAGAGGCTGCCATAGAGATCGCACGCCGTTCGAGGGGAACTCCCCGTATTGCTAATCGGTTGCTTCGCAGGGTGCGGGATGTTGCTCAAGTCCTCGCCACAGGTTGTATCGATACGAAAGTGGTGGAACATACATGTCAGTGTCTTGAAATAGATGCTGTCGGATTCGATGAAATGGATCGGCGCTTTCTGCGCGTTTTGATAGAAGATTATGCGGGAGGTCCAGTCGGTATTGAAACGCTGAGCGCTGCTCTGGGGGAGCCTCGCGATGCGCTTGAAGATGTCTACGAACCTTATCTGCTGCAGCGAGGGTATATTGGACGGACTCCGCGTGGTCGTGTGGCGACTCGAAAATCCTACGAGCATCTGGGTATATCTCTTGATTTTAAAGGCTCGATGGAGAAGAGGGAAGAAAGGATGACGGTGTTTCCTCTATTCGAAGATTCATCAATCGCGGATAGGAAAGAGTGATTGTTTCAAGGCTATCTACCAAGAGGAATGGCAGTTGAACCGAGAGAACGAAAGGACGGAGCGACATTCCAGCAATTTGTGGATGAGTTATCGTATGATATGGACATGCGTCGGATTGCTCGTTCTGGACATCCACTTTGTGTATGCCAATACGCTCAAAGGGCGGGTCATCGGCTACGAGAAATTGGAGTCTACCTACTACAAAAAGATGGCTCAACCTGAAAATCATGGGTACATCTGGCGTGCTCCTTCTCTTACAGTACGCCGCCCTTTTCGAATTCTTTCTGGTCCCTCTTCTATGATGTGCATCGCTGTTTTCTCGGATAGTTCTCCACAGCCATTGGTTTCTCCTGTCCCTATCATTCTCAAGGGGGGGCGAGCGACCCCTTCGACAGTCGTGATCCGTTCGGGAACGCCTCTTCTTTTCCAGAACAGAGATTTGATTGCACATGGCCTCATAAAAAGCGGGGGGAGGGAGATTCTCCCAGCCCTTCCTCCCGACCATGAGCAAGTTTGGATATCTCCTGATCAACATGGTATTTTTGACCTCTATGACGAGTGCACCCCAAGTGTTCGAATCTATCTTCACGTAGTCAAGTCGCCTTCTTTGTATACGACCTATCCCGATGCAAAAGGGGCTTTTGCATTGGAACTTCCCGAAGGGAATTATATAGTTCATGCGTTTTTTGAACATGTGGAACCAATAACTCCATTTTCTGTTGTCATTCCGAAGAACCGAAATGTCGATTTGCCGAATCCCCTTCATGTAGAGGAAGGGGGAATGTGATGCTGTTTCGGCTCTGGCTTGTCCTCCTGCTGATTCTCTTGGGTTTTGGTTTCTATACGTGGGGTTTAGAAGAGCAAAAGTCCTATCAGGGACAGATCGTGTGGGGGGATACAATGCTGGCTAGCGATAGTCAGCGGATTGAATGGTTGCTCCAGTTGGAGACTAGACGGCGTCTTGATGCTCTTGTTGTGGGGAGTTTAGACCGGGATATCCAGCAACACCTGATGAGCGCGAATGTCCAACCGCATCTTCTTCCGAATACATCTGAAGGTTTTCGACAAGCATTAGAAGCTGTCCAGAAAAAGTTCCCTCCTGAATTTCAAAAGACTGGTTTGGTTATTGTTGATCGTCAGGGTCGCATTGTAGCTCATGTTGACATCCCCTTTCTGGAAGGGAAGGAAGAGGGTGAACTGGGCGGATATCCGGCTGTGTACGATGCATTACATGGATATGCTCGGGATGATGTATGGATTTTTGATCACCATTTGTTTTGGGTTGTGGTTCGTCCTGTAGAATTTGATATCACTCAACCTCCTGTTGGTGCGGTGCTTGGATTGACAGAAGTGGATGAACCGTTTGTAGCCTCCATTGCGCAAAAAACACATGTAGCTTTCGCTTTTTATGCGGATCAGCGTATCCTGATTGCACATGGATTTCAGGGACGGCAAAGAGAGAATGGACTGGATCATTTACTCGAAAGAGTGCTCAAAGGGGTGGAAGAAAAGGAGGACTACCGTCTGGGAGGAAGGTCAGGGGTGGTCCCCTTGGGGAGCGAGATGAAGGGAATCTTTACCCGCTTAACGGGAGAAGCGTGGCATAGGGGAGGAGGATTTGTTGTGATCCGTCCTCAAGTGCAGAAAACACCATATTATAGACTCTTGGAGAAACTTCCTCGATGGCAATGGCAAGCAGATGAATTGTATGCAGGGTTATTTTTCATCCTATTGGGTATCGGTGGAATCACGTTCGCTCTGCTCTTTTTTGAATTCATCCAACCTGTGCATCGATTGAAGCGGGGCCTTGACGTGTGGGTGCGGAAAGGGTGGCCTCCTTCTTCTTGGGAGCAATTGCGCGGTGTTTACAGAAATATAGCAAGATCATTTACTCGAATTGCCAATGGCTGTGAGCATCATCATCTGCTCTTCTTTTCAAAGTTAAGTCCAGATCAATGGGTAGGACAGGAGAATCCCGCTTGGCGACCACTTTATGAAGAATTTTTGGTTATCAGACATCAATGTGGAGAGCCGACGCAGGGCCTCACATTTGGAGAATTTTGCCGTGCGCTCTATCAAGAACAAGCTCTCTTGATGGCAAAATATCGTTGTCAGAAAGTTCTCTTTTCTTCTTCAATTCAAAATGGCCGTGCTGTTCTCAAGGCTGTCCCTTCGATGGTGGGGACTGATAGCGTAGAAAGATAGAAGGAAGAAATCGCTTCCAAGAAGTTTAAGTTTTACCTGTTGATTAAGAACAGTGCGTTCAGTAGTCCTTCACTTATGGAAGCGCTCACTTCACGACAGAAAATGGTACTCGATTGTATCCAGCATTCTATTCTACGTCGAGGTTATCCTCCAACGTTACGTGAGATCGGGATGTATATGGGGATCAGTTCAACGAACGGTGTTAACGATCACCTCAAAGCTTTGGAAAGAAAGGGATATCTCGTGCGAGAAGAGATGAAGTCGAGGGCTCTGCGACCCACAGAAGCTGCTTCTCTTATCTGTGCGGAGGAAAGCAATAAGGAGGCAGTAACCCCCCACCGTCTCCCTCTCCCCACGTTTAACTCGTCGGCTCTCAGAGGACAGGAGGAACTGATTAAAATCATGGTTTTAGGGCGGGTTGCTGCAGGTGTTCCTCTTTTTGCAGAACAAGAGATCGTAGATATGATTTACCTCCCTCGCAGCCTTTTTAAAAATAGCGAGGATGCTTTTGGTCTTCGTGTTCGAGGTGATTCGATGATCGAGGCTGGTATTTTAAATGGAGATACTATTTTTGTGCAAAGAAAGGTCGACGCAAAGCGCGGTGAAATTGTAGTGGCTCTGATAGGGGATGAAGCCACCGTTAAATATTATTATCCAGAAAAAGATACGATTTGTTTTCGTCCTGCAAATCGTCACATGAATCCTATTTTTGTAAGAACTTGTGATTTTCAGTCAGCCGTTCTCCTAGGAGTTGTAAAAGCTGTTTTTAGGCAGTTGTGATAGCAACTCTTCAAATTCGAATGGGTTCGCCATAATAAGAGGTATGGATTAACCGGAGGGGGGTGTGGTAGAATGCTACCTTTGCTTGTGATTTTAAATTATCCTGTCACTATTTTACGTTTACGCAGTGGAAGAGTCGTTGTTTACGAGAATGAGGATCAAGAGGGTTTTGGTCTCGCTTCGCTTTTTGCCCTTTACTGGATGGATCGCTTGTGTATTGATTGTAGCTGCTTCTACACAGGCTTTTGCGGGAGAGAAGAAGAGAGGGACATCCGAAGAAAAAATTCGTCGGCTCCAACGGGATGCGATGGAGCAGGATTATCTCGGGACTCGTTTTTCCAATGCACTTCGCAAGCTCAATGAAGGAGTCAAGAAATGTCAGCACGCCAAATGCTCT
Protein-coding regions in this window:
- the ruvB gene encoding Holliday junction branch migration DNA helicase RuvB; the encoded protein is MAGKGKIEKPSVLTPFHNEEHPSPRLIEGVSQGDDKGCDRTLRPRTFSDYIGQGRHKDNLRVFVEAARQRQEPLDHVLLAGPPGLGKTTLAQVLAHEMGAQLHMTTGPVIEHKGVLAGLLTKLAPCDILFIDEIHRLSPPVEESLYLAVDEFRIDVMAGEGAFASSIQINVHPFTLIGATTRTGLLTAPLHSRFGLHIRLDFYPVHELASIVMRSAALLRLQVDREAAIEIARRSRGTPRIANRLLRRVRDVAQVLATGCIDTKVVEHTCQCLEIDAVGFDEMDRRFLRVLIEDYAGGPVGIETLSAALGEPRDALEDVYEPYLLQRGYIGRTPRGRVATRKSYEHLGISLDFKGSMEKREERMTVFPLFEDSSIADRKE
- the glyS gene encoding glycine--tRNA ligase subunit beta, which translates into the protein MYPSLPLLLEIGVEELPASFVEEALAALPALVKKSLEVRRIHHGTIHVFGTPRRLALIVKEVATNQQDIDEEVIGPPATIAYQNGSPTRAAEAFAAKLAIPVASLKISEKTNPQGKTERYVVGHRVQKGQETCLLLQEALTEICTRIPFRKSMRWNAEDIFFGRPVRWLLVRFGKKAIDFQFAGVRSGFFSQGHRFLAPFRIEIKSAETYLDQMREVHVLADPDERRKRIMEQVAIAAAKVGGTPDPDPYLVHENMSLVEEPHVFTGSFDPSFLKLPAVVIRAVARSHQKYFCVQRSETELLPHYIAVVNTANHLDNVHKGNDRVMRALLEDALFFFAEDQKIPLEKRVEKLSHLIFHAHLGTVGEKVSRIENLAAAIASRLGISNELLPLVHRAAHLCKVDLTTLMVGEFPELQGHMGHAYALKTKEHPLVAQAIRDHYRPVHATDQIPQDDTAAILALADRLDTLTGCFAIGLMPTGTADPFALRRTCIAILRILMEKGETQTAYAQLCLRDWIGYAYDQLTGTKLRLSREETIQRVITFALERLHGLLNTPSSHASVVDTVLAGHHFIHGHQASPADFPAYALMKVKQLQQAYTTQATWLDKARLVAKRLNGISKEATPVLHPADLFPAPSSQAIVSLINRLDQVTSRLETPLEVQQAMIFIETLSLQLKEVFVHTLIQDPADPFTSKRLEVLSYGAQCMARLGNFSQLVLPTSASSSDE
- the glyA gene encoding serine hydroxymethyltransferase yields the protein MVYINNTLANTDPTIAHLIAEEDRFERDSMRLIASENYASRAVMEALGSCLTNKYSEGYVAKRYYEGQRFIDQIEEIAITRLKGLFKAEHVNVQPYSGSPANLAVYLAFCHPGDCIMGLALSAGGHLTHGHTVSIAGKYFRSVPYGVRNTDHHIDMEEVRKLALQHRPKILWCGTTAYPRTLDFAAFRQIADEVGALLVADIAHIAGLVCTGIHPSPIGIADVVTSTTHKSFRGPRGGMIFCKKEHAAAIDQAVFPGLQGGPHNHVTAGIAVAALEASQTEFKQYAKTTVDNAQILANALMEDGFNVITGGTDNHLLVVDLTSKNISGKAAAKALDRAGIVLNYNTIPFDPRKPSDPSGIRIGTPAVASRGMGKEVMLQLAKWIARVIASPQDPELLAQVAGEVKKVCQKYPAPGLMV
- a CDS encoding MXAN_5187 family protein — protein: MLFRLWLVLLLILLGFGFYTWGLEEQKSYQGQIVWGDTMLASDSQRIEWLLQLETRRRLDALVVGSLDRDIQQHLMSANVQPHLLPNTSEGFRQALEAVQKKFPPEFQKTGLVIVDRQGRIVAHVDIPFLEGKEEGELGGYPAVYDALHGYARDDVWIFDHHLFWVVVRPVEFDITQPPVGAVLGLTEVDEPFVASIAQKTHVAFAFYADQRILIAHGFQGRQRENGLDHLLERVLKGVEEKEDYRLGGRSGVVPLGSEMKGIFTRLTGEAWHRGGGFVVIRPQVQKTPYYRLLEKLPRWQWQADELYAGLFFILLGIGGITFALLFFEFIQPVHRLKRGLDVWVRKGWPPSSWEQLRGVYRNIARSFTRIANGCEHHHLLFFSKLSPDQWVGQENPAWRPLYEEFLVIRHQCGEPTQGLTFGEFCRALYQEQALLMAKYRCQKVLFSSSIQNGRAVLKAVPSMVGTDSVER
- the lexA gene encoding transcriptional repressor LexA, with the translated sequence MEALTSRQKMVLDCIQHSILRRGYPPTLREIGMYMGISSTNGVNDHLKALERKGYLVREEMKSRALRPTEAASLICAEESNKEAVTPHRLPLPTFNSSALRGQEELIKIMVLGRVAAGVPLFAEQEIVDMIYLPRSLFKNSEDAFGLRVRGDSMIEAGILNGDTIFVQRKVDAKRGEIVVALIGDEATVKYYYPEKDTICFRPANRHMNPIFVRTCDFQSAVLLGVVKAVFRQL
- the hemL gene encoding glutamate-1-semialdehyde 2,1-aminomutase, which gives rise to MALLSSSQWFARAKNRMPGGVNSPVRAFQAVGGEPPFIVAAEGAMVISIEGQRYTDYVGSWGSMIVGHAHPAVVQAVTEAAAKGMSFGALTVGEVQFSERIASLYPSIQMLRIVSSGTEATMAAIRVARGYTGRDIIVKFEGCYHGHADCLLVKAGSGAATLGVPNSAGVPASTVQHTRTLPYHDRAALRTVFATIGHDIAAVIVEPAVGNMGCIPPDPEFLQEILKLTKEYGAVSIFDEVMTGCRVSPSGVQGLFNFVPDLTCLGKIIGGGLPLAAYGGRRDIMEKIAPLGPVYQAGTLSGNPVAVSAGMATLAFLQPSLYQYLEELGAQLEQGINKLLPCCSFPLCFQRIGSMFTLFFGPGPIRNWSDASRCDTERFGRWHQAMLEQKQYWPPSQFEAAFLSSAHTPELVEKTLAAIWIALQKVM